A single genomic interval of Chitinophaga sp. 180180018-3 harbors:
- a CDS encoding helix-turn-helix domain-containing protein — MQYTTAENSNKLTEKECSSRIHSVDDALYAIGGKWKLRIIAALIDGPMRFNELQRKLNGISARVLSHELKELELNGFAERRVLNTTPATVEYRLTTYSETLYEVIEALRRWGQQHRQVVKQRAVRRVPV, encoded by the coding sequence ATGCAATACACAACAGCTGAGAACAGCAATAAACTTACTGAGAAAGAGTGTTCCTCCAGGATCCACTCGGTAGATGACGCTTTGTATGCCATTGGTGGGAAATGGAAATTGCGAATTATTGCCGCCCTGATCGATGGCCCGATGCGTTTTAATGAGCTGCAACGTAAGCTGAATGGGATTTCAGCCAGGGTATTATCGCATGAACTGAAAGAACTGGAGCTGAACGGTTTTGCGGAACGCCGCGTATTAAACACCACACCTGCAACAGTGGAATACCGGCTAACAACCTACAGCGAAACGTTGTACGAAGTAATAGAGGCTTTAAGAAGATGGGGACAACAACACCGGCAGGTTGTCAAACAGCGTGCTGTGCGGCGGGTGCCGGTATAA
- a CDS encoding GNAT family N-acetyltransferase translates to MSVNVDLKRIYNDQCKAVVDLILPIQQQEFNVPVTLADQPDLLDIEKNYHQTGGGFWGAFVDGQLAGTIALIHIASHSGAIRKMFVRKEFRGKELSLAQRLLDHLVAHSRQTGITDIYLGTVDSMAAAHRFYERNQFRKIKKTDLPSYFPLMHVDTVFYHLHLKNE, encoded by the coding sequence ATGAGTGTAAATGTAGATTTAAAAAGAATTTATAATGATCAGTGCAAAGCTGTAGTAGACCTGATACTGCCTATACAGCAGCAGGAATTCAATGTACCTGTTACGCTGGCCGACCAGCCCGATCTGCTGGACATAGAGAAAAACTATCATCAGACGGGTGGCGGCTTCTGGGGAGCTTTCGTAGACGGACAGCTGGCGGGTACCATCGCGCTTATCCATATCGCGTCGCATAGTGGTGCTATCCGCAAAATGTTTGTCAGGAAAGAGTTCCGGGGCAAAGAGCTGAGCCTGGCACAACGGCTGCTGGATCATCTTGTGGCGCATTCCAGGCAAACAGGAATAACGGATATCTACCTGGGAACGGTTGACAGTATGGCGGCTGCTCATCGGTTCTATGAAAGGAATCAGTTCAGGAAAATCAAAAAAACAGATCTACCTTCCTATTTTCCACTTATGCATGTAGATACTGTTTTCTATCATCTGCACCTGAAAAATGAATAG